The Cellulomonas wangleii genome includes a region encoding these proteins:
- a CDS encoding sacsin N-terminal ATP-binding-like domain-containing protein, translated as MTVDVFGTDALRGAVLEAWRASPTRLREDANTEEDHARGYYRDRVLVELAQNAADAATRAGVAGRLLLRVATTDEGTAVLVAANTGSPLDAAGVASMASLRASAKRDAGAGTVGRFGVGFAAVRAVADEVTVCSTSGAVRFSLADTREAVGRTAAQEAAQGRAALADEVRRRDGSLPALRLPWPTEGRPPSGYDTAVVLELRDAPALDEVRSLLSDVDDLLLLALPGLVEVLVDVEGEWPRRLADVHDRWDVLTAGGEVPLGVVADRPVEQRTARAWRVTWALPRVPEDAPGGTVPRVVHAPTPTDEPCSLPAVLVATLPLDPSRRHVVPGPLTDEVLARAGEAYAELVGRLAAAGQDAAALVPTGLAAGAIDAALREHALAALVRTPLLVPASPDDDLVPPLRATVVRDLSDGPAVTALGAVVAGLVRVPPSGTAALRALGVEERTLAEVVDELPTGGDVDWIALYDALDAAAQDATAREGLAALPVPLVDGRVVRGPRGVVLLDDDVAGLAPATLDALRSWGLRVADPAVVRPLLARLGAQRLDAAGLLAHPALRAAVLGQADDDDLEHADEVTAAVLDVVAAAGAVPPDAAVWLGLLTLDAADGEPAPAHGLVLPGGAAARLLDDRVLAPVAADAVERWGRDVLAAVGVRDDLVVTTVPDVVAGVADDDGDDPAALAAASLDGWEQYVADLADVLGPGTYCGDVAAVADLDAVDDACWPALLAHVAGTPALRAALVTPVRGEGAAATGPSYTAWWLRTRADLPVPEVFALPGARGLPAALVPPAPDLLHGLDATVLRALGGIGSLAEVPPDRWAVLLERLGPVGTRVPLDVAGHVWRAWARGAGPQEPPATVVALVGPGVAQVVDDAAVADDPRWWQRATSDVPVVPVPGADGSDAGAARTVADLLDLPLASDGTDADVGGGDPEEVPDALLALLPDAPTVWWRHDDLRIGGEPVDWWVQGAGADARMHAVHVAGLAAALAWATGRWASRGAVAALLGDPDDGDAALDLVIG; from the coding sequence GTGACCGTCGACGTCTTCGGAACCGACGCCCTGCGCGGCGCGGTGCTGGAGGCGTGGCGGGCGTCCCCGACGCGGTTGCGGGAGGACGCGAACACCGAGGAGGACCACGCCCGCGGGTACTACCGCGACCGGGTGCTGGTCGAGCTCGCGCAGAACGCCGCGGACGCAGCGACGCGGGCGGGCGTCGCGGGGCGGCTGCTGCTGCGCGTGGCGACGACGGACGAGGGCACGGCCGTGCTGGTGGCCGCGAACACCGGCTCACCCCTGGACGCGGCGGGGGTCGCGTCGATGGCGTCGTTGCGGGCGTCGGCCAAGCGGGACGCCGGCGCGGGCACGGTCGGGCGCTTCGGTGTCGGCTTCGCGGCGGTGCGGGCCGTCGCGGACGAGGTGACGGTCTGCTCGACGTCCGGTGCGGTGCGGTTCTCGCTCGCGGACACGCGGGAGGCCGTCGGGCGGACGGCCGCGCAGGAGGCCGCGCAGGGCCGGGCCGCGCTGGCGGACGAGGTGCGTCGCCGTGACGGGTCCCTGCCGGCGCTGCGCCTGCCGTGGCCGACCGAGGGCCGCCCGCCGTCGGGGTACGACACCGCGGTGGTCCTCGAGCTGCGGGACGCGCCCGCCCTGGACGAGGTGCGGTCCCTGCTGTCCGACGTGGACGACCTGCTGCTGCTGGCGCTGCCGGGGCTCGTGGAGGTCCTGGTCGACGTCGAGGGGGAGTGGCCACGCCGCCTGGCCGACGTGCACGACCGCTGGGACGTCCTGACGGCGGGGGGCGAGGTGCCGCTGGGCGTCGTCGCGGACCGTCCGGTCGAGCAGCGCACGGCACGCGCGTGGCGGGTGACGTGGGCGCTGCCCCGCGTCCCCGAGGACGCGCCGGGCGGCACGGTGCCGCGGGTGGTGCACGCGCCCACGCCCACCGACGAGCCGTGCTCCCTGCCGGCGGTGCTGGTGGCGACGCTGCCGCTGGACCCGTCGCGCCGCCACGTGGTGCCCGGGCCGCTGACGGACGAGGTGCTGGCCCGCGCGGGCGAGGCGTACGCCGAGCTGGTGGGCCGGCTGGCGGCCGCCGGGCAGGACGCGGCGGCGCTGGTGCCCACGGGCCTGGCCGCGGGTGCGATCGACGCGGCGCTGCGCGAGCACGCGCTGGCGGCGCTGGTCCGCACGCCGCTGCTGGTGCCCGCGTCGCCGGACGACGACCTGGTGCCGCCGCTGCGGGCGACGGTGGTGCGGGACCTGTCGGACGGCCCTGCCGTCACGGCGCTCGGTGCCGTGGTCGCAGGGCTGGTGCGGGTGCCGCCGTCCGGGACGGCGGCGCTGCGCGCGCTGGGCGTCGAGGAGCGCACGCTGGCCGAGGTGGTCGACGAGCTGCCGACCGGCGGTGACGTCGACTGGATCGCCCTGTACGACGCGCTCGACGCGGCGGCGCAGGACGCGACCGCGCGCGAGGGTCTGGCGGCGCTGCCGGTGCCGCTGGTCGACGGGCGCGTGGTGCGCGGGCCGCGGGGCGTCGTGCTGTTGGACGACGACGTGGCGGGGCTGGCGCCGGCGACGCTCGACGCGCTGCGGTCGTGGGGCCTGCGCGTCGCGGACCCGGCGGTGGTGCGTCCGCTGCTGGCGCGGCTGGGTGCGCAGCGCCTCGACGCGGCCGGGCTGCTGGCGCACCCGGCGCTGAGAGCGGCGGTGCTGGGGCAGGCGGACGACGACGACCTGGAGCACGCGGACGAGGTGACCGCCGCGGTGCTGGACGTGGTGGCGGCGGCCGGGGCGGTGCCGCCGGACGCGGCGGTGTGGCTGGGGCTGCTGACGCTCGACGCGGCGGACGGCGAGCCGGCGCCCGCGCACGGCCTGGTGCTGCCGGGCGGCGCGGCGGCGCGGCTGCTGGACGACCGGGTGCTCGCGCCCGTGGCCGCGGACGCGGTGGAGCGGTGGGGCCGGGACGTCCTGGCGGCCGTGGGCGTGCGGGACGACCTGGTGGTGACGACCGTGCCGGACGTCGTCGCGGGCGTGGCGGACGACGACGGCGACGACCCGGCGGCGCTGGCTGCGGCCTCGCTGGACGGCTGGGAGCAGTACGTGGCCGACCTGGCCGACGTGCTGGGGCCGGGCACGTACTGCGGCGACGTGGCGGCCGTCGCCGACCTGGACGCCGTGGACGACGCGTGCTGGCCGGCGCTGCTGGCCCACGTGGCCGGCACCCCGGCGCTGCGGGCGGCGCTGGTGACGCCGGTGCGCGGCGAGGGTGCGGCGGCCACCGGCCCGTCGTACACGGCGTGGTGGTTGCGCACGCGGGCCGACCTGCCGGTGCCGGAGGTGTTCGCCCTGCCGGGTGCGCGCGGCCTGCCCGCGGCGCTGGTGCCGCCGGCGCCTGACCTGCTGCACGGGCTGGACGCGACGGTGCTGCGGGCCCTGGGCGGGATCGGGTCGCTGGCCGAGGTGCCGCCGGACCGGTGGGCGGTGCTGCTGGAGCGGCTGGGGCCGGTGGGCACGCGGGTGCCGCTGGACGTCGCGGGGCACGTGTGGCGGGCGTGGGCCCGCGGTGCGGGGCCGCAGGAGCCCCCGGCGACGGTCGTCGCGCTGGTGGGGCCGGGCGTCGCGCAGGTGGTGGACGACGCCGCGGTGGCCGACGATCCCCGGTGGTGGCAGCGCGCGACGTCCGACGTCCCCGTGGTGCCCGTGCCGGGAGCCGACGGGAGTGACGCCGGTGCCGCCCGGACGGTCGCGGACCTGCTGGACCTGCCGCTCGCGTCGGACGGCACGGACGCCGACGTCGGCGGCGGCGACCCGGAGGAGGTGCCGGACGCGTTGCTCGCGCTGCTGCCCGACGCCCCCACGGTGTGGTGGCGGCACGACGACCTGCGCATCGGCGGCGAGCCCGTGGACTGGTGGGTGCAGGGTGCGGGCGCCGACGCCCGGATGCACGCCGTGCACGTGGCGGGCCTGGCGGCCGCGCTGGCGTGGGCGACGGGCCGGTGGGCGTCCCGTGGTGCCGTGGCGGCGCTGCTGGGGGACCCGGACGACGGCGACGCGGCCCTCGACCTCGTGATCGGGTGA
- a CDS encoding CAP domain-containing protein has product MPAVHRRDIRRWQDRRARRRRRVRLVGSAGTLVVAMAVLLSAAPGANAPTREVVTAPPGDGLASRVQDVASRGGERTADPAPAEPSPLTSSAVPQTAPAPADGAADVPPAPPAPPASPSPQPQAAAQPPAAPADAAGALAAEIVTLTSAERTAAGLPALATSACATEQAAARAALLVAQGRFEHDPLGPVLEACAAGTVGENLSLGYPTAQGAVAGWMASPGHRENILRPAYTQIGVGCAAGARGWLCAQVFLG; this is encoded by the coding sequence GTGCCCGCCGTCCACCGCCGCGACATCCGCCGCTGGCAGGACCGCCGGGCGCGCCGACGTCGCCGGGTGCGTCTGGTCGGGAGTGCGGGGACCCTCGTCGTCGCGATGGCCGTGCTCCTGTCCGCCGCACCCGGCGCGAACGCCCCCACCCGCGAGGTCGTCACGGCGCCGCCGGGCGACGGGCTCGCCTCCCGGGTGCAGGACGTCGCGTCGCGCGGCGGTGAGCGGACGGCCGACCCCGCCCCCGCCGAGCCGTCGCCCCTGACCAGCTCCGCCGTGCCGCAGACGGCGCCCGCACCCGCGGACGGGGCCGCGGACGTGCCACCGGCGCCGCCCGCACCGCCCGCCTCACCCTCCCCGCAGCCGCAGGCCGCCGCACAGCCACCCGCGGCACCCGCCGACGCCGCGGGTGCCCTCGCGGCGGAGATCGTCACGCTCACCTCGGCCGAGCGGACCGCCGCCGGGCTGCCGGCACTGGCCACCTCGGCGTGCGCCACCGAGCAGGCCGCCGCCCGTGCCGCGCTGCTGGTGGCGCAGGGGCGGTTCGAGCACGACCCGCTGGGCCCGGTGCTCGAGGCGTGCGCGGCGGGCACGGTGGGGGAGAACCTGTCGCTCGGCTACCCGACGGCGCAGGGCGCGGTCGCGGGGTGGATGGCGTCGCCGGGGCACCGCGAGAACATCCTGCGCCCCGCGTACACGCAGATCGGCGTGGGGTGCGCGGCGGGGGCGCGCGGGTGGCTGTGCGCCCAGGTGTTCCTGGGCTGA
- a CDS encoding DUF2530 domain-containing protein: MPPIVKTLLRPQRTPPPPIDVDLARVMGAGTVVWAGALVITGVLSLLDVVPTSWVFVCAAGVLLGIVGVQWARRNGRLSADGTGAMIRPGDEATAPPTDGAPTDR, encoded by the coding sequence GTGCCCCCGATCGTCAAGACGCTGCTGCGCCCGCAGCGCACACCCCCGCCGCCGATCGACGTCGATCTGGCCCGGGTGATGGGGGCGGGCACGGTCGTATGGGCCGGCGCCCTGGTCATCACCGGTGTGCTGTCGCTGCTGGACGTGGTGCCCACCTCGTGGGTGTTCGTGTGCGCCGCCGGAGTGCTGCTGGGGATCGTCGGGGTGCAGTGGGCACGGCGCAACGGGCGGCTGTCCGCCGACGGCACCGGCGCGATGATCCGCCCGGGCGACGAGGCGACCGCGCCGCCCACGGACGGCGCACCCACCGACCGCTGA
- a CDS encoding YdcF family protein, producing MTAALGVALAGVPVLVAPPQDPPGTADVVVVLGPPQAWRVDWARELVADGRAGAILLFADDPAAVPLCSQTAPVAVVCHRPDPYTTRGEARTLRAEMSARGWRTATVITAAPNVLRARWVVGRCVEDGVQVVGRREDIGLDRWVMRYAWQAGGFVKAALQRGC from the coding sequence GTGACGGCCGCGCTCGGTGTCGCCCTGGCCGGCGTGCCGGTGCTCGTCGCCCCGCCCCAGGACCCCCCGGGCACCGCCGACGTCGTGGTCGTCCTCGGGCCGCCGCAGGCATGGCGGGTGGACTGGGCGCGCGAGCTCGTGGCCGACGGCCGGGCGGGCGCGATCCTGCTCTTCGCCGACGACCCGGCGGCCGTTCCCCTCTGCTCGCAGACGGCACCGGTCGCCGTCGTGTGCCACCGCCCCGACCCGTACACGACGCGCGGCGAGGCCAGGACGCTGCGCGCCGAGATGTCCGCGCGCGGCTGGCGGACCGCCACCGTCATCACCGCCGCACCGAACGTCCTGCGCGCCCGGTGGGTGGTGGGACGGTGCGTCGAGGACGGCGTGCAGGTGGTCGGCCGACGGGAGGACATCGGGCTGGACCGGTGGGTCATGCGCTACGCCTGGCAGGCGGGCGGGTTCGTCAAGGCCGCACTGCAGCGGGGGTGCTGA
- a CDS encoding LCP family protein has translation MSPSSHARAADRPRNRRALVLVLVLVLALGGGAFAATWGVQKWLAGQVERVGDPFAELPARPAPAAAAPDEGEAETLDGAMNILVLGSDSRISAGDPGQWQAGAQRTDTIMLVHLPASRDAAYLMSFPRDSWVDVPGRGQAKINAAFSYGGPALLIQTIEQLTNVRIDHFVVTDFESFVRITDALGGVRMTLTNDLKVGGTVVPAGKQQLLTGEQALRFVRERKTLARGDFDRVQRQQAWMRAIVAKMRNDGTLHNPVTSARFLDVVSRSVATDDGLDERVMRDLQDRAKNLGSTDMTFFTVPFEGTGRSPDGAQSIVVLDREALDPLMAAVASDTLGAYLEGNAGSLDVLPPVVE, from the coding sequence GTGTCCCCCTCCTCGCACGCGCGTGCTGCCGACCGTCCTCGCAACCGCCGGGCGCTCGTGCTCGTCCTCGTCCTCGTGCTCGCGCTCGGTGGGGGTGCCTTCGCGGCCACCTGGGGGGTGCAGAAGTGGCTCGCCGGGCAGGTCGAGCGCGTGGGCGACCCGTTCGCGGAGCTCCCCGCGCGCCCCGCGCCCGCGGCGGCCGCGCCCGACGAGGGGGAGGCCGAGACGCTCGACGGTGCGATGAACATCCTGGTGCTCGGCTCGGACTCGCGGATCTCGGCCGGGGACCCCGGCCAGTGGCAGGCGGGAGCCCAGCGCACGGACACGATCATGCTCGTCCACCTGCCGGCGTCCCGTGACGCGGCGTACCTGATGTCGTTCCCGCGCGACTCGTGGGTGGACGTCCCCGGCCGTGGGCAGGCGAAGATCAACGCCGCCTTCTCGTACGGCGGGCCCGCTCTCCTCATCCAGACGATCGAGCAGCTGACGAACGTGCGTATCGACCACTTCGTCGTGACGGACTTCGAGTCGTTCGTGCGGATCACCGACGCGCTCGGTGGGGTGCGGATGACGCTCACGAACGACCTGAAGGTCGGCGGCACGGTGGTGCCGGCCGGCAAGCAGCAGCTGCTCACCGGTGAGCAGGCGCTGCGGTTCGTCCGGGAGCGCAAGACCCTGGCCCGCGGCGACTTCGACCGCGTGCAGCGGCAGCAGGCGTGGATGCGGGCCATCGTGGCGAAGATGCGCAACGACGGGACGCTGCACAACCCGGTCACGTCGGCCCGGTTCCTGGACGTGGTCAGCCGGTCCGTGGCGACGGACGACGGCCTGGACGAGCGGGTCATGCGGGACCTGCAGGACCGCGCCAAGAACCTCGGCTCGACCGACATGACGTTCTTCACGGTGCCGTTCGAGGGGACGGGGCGCAGCCCCGACGGTGCGCAGAGCATCGTCGTGCTCGACCGCGAGGCGCTCGACCCGCTGATGGCCGCGGTGGCCTCCGACACCCTCGGCGCCTACCTCGAGGGCAACGCGGGGTCCCTCGACGTGCTGCCGCCGGTCGTCGAGTGA
- a CDS encoding LCP family protein, producing MRRLRALVAVVVSLGLVACTGPAPEPTTPAPTVAARSTPAPTPTPTPTPSPTPADPLPAGPLNVLLIGTDSRDPASLGGNADTVLLVHLPADRAQVYLISFTRDMWVPIPGVGEGKLNAAFARGGTPTLVETVSGLLGGAPIDATVQTNFAGFIALTRALGGFEVDNRHHSTVTVQSTGRVVDFPEGRITLSGTDGLIYVRERKRLPLGDLDRTERQRAALVGMLARVGELADDPVALATLLPHVVGNVKVTGVLEAQDVAGLVPLARTFGRDDVVGLMAPITGFGNRGGASVNVVDDARMAELGAAVRADDVGGYVARHGTDYAP from the coding sequence GTGAGGCGCCTGCGCGCGCTGGTGGCGGTGGTGGTGTCGCTGGGCCTGGTGGCGTGCACCGGCCCGGCACCGGAGCCGACGACGCCCGCGCCGACGGTGGCGGCGCGCAGCACCCCCGCGCCGACGCCGACGCCGACGCCGACGCCGAGTCCGACGCCAGCGGACCCGCTGCCGGCCGGTCCGCTGAACGTGCTGCTCATCGGGACGGACTCCCGGGACCCGGCGTCCCTGGGCGGCAACGCCGACACGGTGCTGCTCGTGCACCTGCCGGCGGACCGTGCGCAGGTGTACCTCATCTCGTTCACGCGGGACATGTGGGTCCCCATCCCGGGTGTCGGCGAGGGCAAGCTCAACGCCGCCTTCGCGCGGGGCGGCACCCCGACGCTCGTGGAGACGGTGTCGGGTCTGCTGGGCGGGGCGCCGATCGACGCCACGGTCCAGACCAACTTCGCGGGCTTCATCGCGCTGACGCGTGCGCTGGGCGGGTTCGAGGTCGACAACCGCCACCACTCCACCGTGACCGTGCAGAGCACGGGTCGCGTCGTCGACTTCCCCGAGGGGCGGATCACCCTGAGCGGCACCGACGGGCTGATCTACGTGCGCGAGCGCAAGCGGCTGCCGCTGGGCGACCTCGACCGCACCGAACGCCAGCGGGCGGCGCTGGTGGGCATGCTCGCCAGGGTCGGCGAGCTGGCCGACGACCCGGTCGCCCTGGCCACCCTCCTGCCGCACGTCGTGGGCAACGTGAAGGTCACCGGGGTGCTGGAGGCGCAGGACGTGGCAGGGCTGGTCCCGTTGGCGCGCACGTTCGGCCGCGACGACGTGGTCGGGCTCATGGCCCCCATCACGGGGTTCGGCAACCGGGGTGGGGCGTCGGTCAACGTGGTCGACGACGCGCGGATGGCCGAGCTCGGGGCGGCGGTGCGCGCCGACGACGTGGGTGGCTACGTTGCGCGGCACGGGACGGACTACGCGCCCTGA
- a CDS encoding CgeB family protein → MDVDAWRRAVWHLRHGGPTALRTHRRRVRAGGARPGVRAVARPDGRLTFPAWHLPPAPVRRDALRVAVVLDDFSRLALRYEWQQVEVTPDDWRRRLQAEPVDLLFVESAWAGNGGAWRYHLTGPHGPRRAFVELVAWCREQGIATVFWNKEDPVHHEDFLEAARLFDHVWTTDVATVDRYRAALGHDRVGVLPFAAQSAIHNPVRPGPGRHERDVAFAGMWFAHRHAERREQLQMLLGAALRASDRMDTGLEIFSRQLGGDERYQFPAPFDARVVGSLDYPAMLSAYRAYKVFLNVNTVVTSPSMCARRIFEITASGTPVVSTPSPAIDALFPRDEVVQVADGDEAEVMLRALVRNAEVRDRMVHRGQRRIWAGHTYAHRVDDVLRAAGLGEHTVTGARPTVTALVSSNRPGQLAHVLATLGAQVDVDVQLAFLAHGWDVDADGLARAAAEAGIASSVVLRADDDVPLGECLNRLVAVADAPVVAKVDDDDVYGPHYLADQVHALEYSGAGVVGKQAHYVQLRGAGLLALRFPEREHTFTDFVMGPTIVARRDVARAVPFPAVPRGEDTGFLAGVVDAGTSVYATDRFNFVQVRSGDPAAHTWAVSDAELLAGADVQVVGQALDHAMV, encoded by the coding sequence GTGGACGTCGACGCGTGGCGCCGTGCCGTGTGGCACCTGCGGCACGGCGGACCCACCGCCCTGCGCACGCACCGCCGACGTGTCCGCGCCGGGGGAGCCCGGCCCGGTGTGCGGGCGGTCGCGCGGCCCGACGGCCGCCTGACGTTCCCCGCGTGGCACCTGCCGCCGGCGCCCGTGCGCCGCGACGCCCTGCGGGTGGCGGTCGTCCTCGACGACTTCTCGCGGCTGGCCCTGCGCTACGAGTGGCAGCAGGTCGAGGTGACGCCGGACGACTGGCGTCGGCGCCTGCAGGCCGAGCCGGTCGACCTGCTGTTCGTCGAGTCGGCGTGGGCGGGCAACGGCGGGGCGTGGCGCTACCACCTCACCGGCCCCCACGGCCCGCGGCGGGCGTTCGTCGAGCTGGTGGCCTGGTGCCGTGAGCAGGGCATCGCGACGGTCTTCTGGAACAAGGAGGACCCGGTCCACCACGAGGACTTCCTCGAGGCCGCGCGGCTGTTCGACCACGTCTGGACGACCGACGTCGCGACCGTCGACCGGTACCGCGCGGCGCTGGGCCACGACCGCGTCGGCGTGCTGCCGTTCGCCGCGCAGAGCGCGATCCACAACCCGGTGCGGCCGGGGCCCGGCCGCCACGAGCGGGACGTCGCGTTCGCCGGCATGTGGTTCGCCCACCGGCACGCCGAGCGTCGCGAGCAGCTGCAGATGCTGCTGGGTGCCGCGCTGCGCGCGTCCGACCGCATGGACACCGGGCTGGAGATCTTCTCCCGCCAGCTGGGCGGCGACGAGCGCTACCAGTTCCCCGCGCCGTTCGACGCCCGCGTCGTCGGCTCCCTGGACTACCCGGCGATGCTCAGCGCGTACCGGGCGTACAAGGTCTTCCTCAACGTCAACACCGTCGTCACGTCGCCGAGCATGTGCGCGCGCCGGATCTTCGAGATCACGGCCTCGGGCACCCCGGTGGTGTCGACGCCGAGCCCGGCCATCGACGCGCTCTTCCCGCGCGACGAGGTGGTGCAGGTCGCCGACGGGGACGAGGCCGAGGTGATGCTGCGCGCGCTGGTGCGCAACGCCGAGGTGCGCGACCGCATGGTGCACCGCGGGCAGCGGCGCATCTGGGCCGGGCACACGTACGCGCACCGCGTCGACGACGTGCTGCGCGCCGCGGGGCTGGGGGAGCACACGGTGACGGGCGCGCGGCCGACGGTGACGGCGCTCGTCTCGTCCAACCGCCCCGGGCAGCTCGCGCACGTCCTGGCGACGCTCGGTGCGCAGGTGGACGTCGACGTGCAGCTCGCGTTCCTGGCGCACGGGTGGGACGTGGACGCCGACGGGCTGGCCCGCGCGGCGGCGGAGGCAGGGATCGCCTCGAGCGTGGTGCTGCGGGCGGACGACGACGTGCCGCTGGGGGAGTGCCTCAACCGGCTCGTCGCCGTGGCGGACGCCCCCGTGGTCGCCAAGGTCGACGACGACGACGTCTACGGTCCGCACTACCTGGCCGACCAGGTGCACGCGCTGGAGTACAGCGGTGCCGGCGTCGTCGGCAAGCAGGCGCACTACGTGCAGCTGCGCGGCGCCGGGCTGCTCGCCCTGCGGTTCCCCGAGCGCGAGCACACGTTCACCGACTTCGTCATGGGGCCGACGATCGTCGCCCGCCGTGACGTGGCACGCGCCGTGCCCTTCCCCGCCGTGCCGCGGGGCGAGGACACCGGGTTCCTGGCCGGCGTCGTCGACGCCGGCACGTCCGTGTACGCCACGGACCGCTTCAACTTCGTCCAGGTGCGCAGCGGCGACCCCGCCGCGCACACGTGGGCGGTCAGCGACGCCGAGCTCCTGGCCGGCGCCGACGTTCAGGTGGTCGGGCAGGCGCTCGACCACGCGATGGTGTGA
- the wecC gene encoding UDP-N-acetyl-D-mannosamine dehydrogenase: MSPIGSSTSPVVAVIGLGYIGLPTAAILATHGAEVIGVDVNQATVDAVNRGEVPFVEPDLEISVAGAVSQGRLRADVKTPPADVFVVAVPTPFADDHAADLSYIEAAADALAPQLQGGELVILESTSPPGATQHMADRILAARPDLSLHGRAGRPVVHFAHCPERVLPGRVMVELVTNDRIVGGLTRVAAEKARDLYATFCKGEIMLTDAKTAEMAKLVENSFRDVNIAFANELSMISDKLAIDVWELIELANHHPRVNILQPGPGVGGHCIAVDPWFIVSSAPDEARLIRTAREVNDDKPERVISKVVEKARRFRAPRIAALGLAFKPDIDDLRESPARRIVAELAKRLPEAQIDVVEPHIEALPRELSARDRVDLVSLRDAVDAADIVLLLVDHTQFKEADERVLGLAEKVVIDTRGVWRG, encoded by the coding sequence ATGTCTCCGATCGGGAGCAGCACGAGTCCGGTGGTCGCGGTCATCGGCCTGGGGTACATCGGGCTGCCGACGGCGGCGATCCTGGCGACGCACGGTGCCGAGGTCATCGGTGTCGACGTGAACCAGGCGACCGTCGACGCGGTGAACCGCGGTGAGGTGCCGTTCGTCGAGCCCGACCTGGAGATCTCCGTCGCCGGTGCCGTCTCCCAGGGCCGGCTCCGCGCGGACGTGAAGACGCCGCCGGCCGACGTCTTCGTCGTCGCCGTGCCCACGCCGTTCGCGGACGACCACGCCGCCGACCTGTCCTACATCGAGGCCGCCGCCGACGCGCTGGCCCCGCAGCTGCAGGGCGGCGAGCTCGTGATCCTCGAGTCCACGTCGCCCCCGGGCGCCACGCAGCACATGGCGGACCGCATCCTCGCCGCCCGCCCCGACCTCAGCCTGCACGGCCGCGCCGGCCGGCCGGTCGTGCACTTCGCACACTGCCCCGAGCGCGTGCTTCCCGGCCGGGTCATGGTCGAGCTGGTGACCAATGACCGCATCGTCGGCGGCCTGACGCGCGTCGCGGCGGAGAAGGCGCGAGACCTCTACGCGACCTTCTGCAAGGGCGAGATCATGCTGACCGACGCCAAGACGGCGGAGATGGCCAAGCTGGTCGAGAACTCGTTCCGCGACGTCAACATCGCCTTCGCCAACGAGCTGTCGATGATCTCCGACAAGCTCGCGATCGACGTGTGGGAGCTCATCGAGCTGGCCAACCACCACCCTCGCGTCAACATCCTGCAGCCCGGCCCCGGCGTCGGCGGCCACTGCATCGCCGTCGACCCGTGGTTCATCGTGTCCTCCGCGCCCGACGAGGCCCGCCTCATCCGGACCGCACGGGAGGTCAACGACGACAAGCCGGAGCGCGTGATCAGCAAGGTCGTCGAGAAGGCCAGGCGGTTCCGCGCCCCGCGCATCGCTGCACTCGGTCTGGCGTTCAAGCCCGACATCGATGACCTGCGTGAGTCGCCTGCGCGCCGGATCGTGGCCGAACTGGCCAAGCGGCTGCCGGAGGCGCAGATCGACGTGGTCGAGCCGCACATCGAGGCGCTTCCGCGCGAGCTGTCGGCCCGGGACCGCGTGGACCTTGTGTCGCTGCGCGACGCGGTCGACGCGGCGGACATCGTGCTGCTACTGGTGGATCACACGCAGTTCAAGGAGGCGGACGAGCGGGTGCTCGGGCTGGCCGAGAAGGTGGTGATCGACACGCGTGGTGTCTGGCGTGGCTAG